From Patescibacteria group bacterium, one genomic window encodes:
- the ruvA gene encoding Holliday junction branch migration protein RuvA produces the protein MISYLKGKIIKKGSNFIILAVHESVGYKIFVNENLAAETKIGDQLELFTHQYIREDAEDLYGFTTYEKLAMFEMLLSVSGIGPKSGLGIMAIAGVEEIKTAIAEGDIHLLTKVSGIGKKTAERVILDLRDKVGVLVPAEGAISSVGLRGDEIDALVSLGYSIQQAREALSKVDKSITDSGKRIREALKNIK, from the coding sequence ATGATTAGTTACTTAAAGGGAAAAATTATCAAGAAGGGAAGTAATTTTATTATTCTGGCCGTGCATGAAAGCGTCGGCTATAAGATTTTTGTCAATGAAAATTTGGCGGCGGAAACAAAAATCGGCGACCAGCTGGAATTATTCACCCATCAATATATCAGAGAGGACGCTGAAGATCTTTATGGTTTTACGACCTATGAAAAGCTGGCGATGTTTGAAATGCTGTTATCGGTTTCCGGCATCGGTCCGAAATCCGGCTTGGGAATAATGGCGATTGCCGGCGTGGAAGAAATCAAGACCGCGATTGCCGAGGGGGATATTCATTTATTAACCAAAGTTTCCGGCATTGGCAAAAAAACCGCCGAGCGGGTAATTTTGGATCTGCGCGACAAAGTCGGGGTTTTAGTTCCGGCCGAAGGTGCAATTTCTTCCGTTGGTCTGCGCGGCGATGAGATCGACGCTCTGGTTTCTCTTGGTTATTCGATTCAGCAAGCCCGCGAGGCGTTATCTAAAGTTGATAAATCAATTACTGATTCAGGCAAGCGCATCCGTGAAGCACTGAAGAACATAAAATAA
- a CDS encoding NGG1p interacting factor NIF3, whose translation MTIKEIFDLGIKLGIKSDLRGEKKVAAYLERAKKKYGKLDKDKKAEFDAEKLSNPYSDSRILVFGNSKQIKKIMVGVDLEGSEMLLAKERGDIDLLFAHHPEGKALADLHSVMDLQSEVLADYGVPINIAEKLIKPRISEVGRSVISGNYNRWVDFASALNLDYMCIHTPCDNLGARFIVDLIEKKKPEFVGDLLDLIKEIPEYKEAAKLNAGPTLFAGTPENHCGKIAVSEFTGGTEGAKEIFEKMAQAGIGTVIGMHLSEKHREEAEKNHINVVIAGHMSSDSLGLNLFCDELEKKGIKIIPIAGFIRIKR comes from the coding sequence ATGACGATTAAAGAAATTTTCGATTTAGGGATTAAGCTCGGCATTAAGAGCGATTTAAGAGGGGAGAAGAAAGTTGCGGCGTATTTAGAGCGCGCCAAGAAGAAATACGGAAAATTAGATAAGGACAAAAAGGCGGAATTTGATGCGGAAAAGTTAAGCAACCCATATTCGGACAGCCGGATTTTGGTTTTTGGAAATTCCAAGCAGATTAAAAAAATCATGGTCGGCGTGGATTTGGAAGGCTCGGAAATGCTTTTAGCCAAAGAAAGAGGGGATATTGATCTGCTTTTTGCCCATCACCCGGAAGGCAAGGCGTTGGCCGATCTGCATTCGGTGATGGATCTGCAATCCGAGGTTTTGGCTGATTATGGCGTACCGATCAATATCGCCGAAAAATTGATCAAGCCGCGCATTTCCGAAGTCGGCCGCAGCGTAATTTCCGGCAATTATAATCGCTGGGTAGATTTTGCTTCAGCGCTGAATTTGGATTATATGTGCATCCATACGCCTTGCGATAATCTGGGGGCGCGCTTTATCGTCGATTTGATCGAGAAGAAAAAGCCGGAATTCGTCGGCGACCTTCTGGATTTGATCAAAGAAATTCCCGAATATAAAGAAGCGGCGAAATTAAATGCCGGTCCGACGCTTTTTGCCGGCACTCCCGAAAATCATTGCGGCAAGATCGCGGTCAGCGAATTCACCGGCGGCACCGAGGGCGCCAAGGAAATTTTTGAAAAAATGGCGCAAGCGGGGATTGGCACGGTCATCGGCATGCATCTTTCGGAAAAGCACCGCGAAGAAGCGGAAAAAAATCATATCAATGTTGTTATTGCCGGCCACATGTCGTCCGACTCTTTGGGCTTAAATCTTTTTTGCGATGAACTGGAAAAGAAGGGAATCAAAATTATCCCCATCGCTGGGTTTATCAGGATTAAAAGATAA
- a CDS encoding M48 family metallopeptidase, whose amino-acid sequence MTLYTDSDSNARKTWLLMTIFFIAVIGIGWVFSRAMNAPEILYIAVGFSIISSFISYWWSDKIVLAMSSAHEIDHDLNRELYHLVENLCITAGLPVPKIYVINDSAPNAFATGRDPQHAVIAVTTGLLQKLERIELEGVIAHELSHIGNRDILLSTVVTVLVGVVVLLADWFMRWSFFGGRRRRSNDEGGQLQLIMLIVAIVLAILAPIFASLMQMAISRKREFKADADGALLTRYPEGLIRALEKISADTEPLEVANRATAHLYIISPLKGQDGHVGFFTKLFLTHPPVADRIAALRGMK is encoded by the coding sequence ATGACACTATACACCGATTCCGATTCCAACGCGCGCAAGACTTGGCTGCTGATGACCATATTTTTCATCGCGGTCATCGGCATCGGCTGGGTTTTTTCGCGGGCGATGAACGCGCCGGAGATTTTGTATATCGCCGTCGGCTTTAGCATAATTTCTTCATTCATCAGTTATTGGTGGTCGGACAAAATTGTTTTGGCTATGTCGAGCGCGCATGAAATTGATCATGATCTAAATCGCGAACTTTATCATTTGGTGGAAAATCTTTGTATTACGGCCGGACTGCCGGTGCCGAAAATTTACGTGATTAATGATTCGGCGCCGAACGCTTTTGCCACCGGCCGCGATCCCCAGCACGCGGTCATCGCCGTCACCACCGGCCTTTTGCAGAAATTGGAAAGGATCGAGTTGGAAGGCGTGATCGCCCATGAGCTTTCGCACATCGGCAACCGCGACATTTTGCTTTCCACGGTCGTCACGGTTTTGGTCGGCGTGGTTGTCTTGTTGGCCGATTGGTTTATGCGCTGGAGTTTTTTTGGTGGACGCCGTCGCCGCAGCAATGATGAAGGCGGACAATTACAGTTGATAATGTTGATCGTCGCCATTGTTTTGGCGATTCTCGCGCCGATCTTCGCCTCCTTGATGCAAATGGCCATTTCCCGCAAGCGAGAATTCAAAGCCGATGCCGATGGCGCCTTGTTGACCCGCTATCCCGAAGGCCTGATCCGCGCCTTGGAAAAAATTTCCGCCGACACTGAACCTCTCGAAGTTGCCAACCGCGCCACCGCGCATCTATATATCATTTCACCTTTAAAGGGCCAGGACGGCCATGTCGGTTTTTTCACCAAATTATTCTTAACCCACCCGCCGGTCGCCGACCGTATCGCCGCGTTGAGAGGAATGAAATAA
- a CDS encoding LemA family protein codes for MNTTLLIILGVIVLIALWVIAMYNGLIRGKNRVDEAWSDITVQLKRRYDLIPNLIETVKGYAAHEKTAFENVVNARNRAMSVTDGASAAKGEAENMLTGALKSIFALSEAYPDLKANQNFLELQRELTDTEDKVQASRRFYNGNVRDFNTSIQVFPTNIINGMLNFKAYEFFQAAEDEKAPVQVKF; via the coding sequence ATGAACACAACTTTATTGATCATTCTGGGCGTCATCGTTTTGATCGCGCTTTGGGTGATCGCCATGTACAATGGTTTGATCCGCGGCAAGAATCGCGTCGACGAAGCTTGGAGCGATATTACCGTCCAATTAAAAAGACGCTACGACCTGATTCCGAATTTGATCGAGACCGTTAAGGGCTATGCGGCGCATGAAAAAACTGCTTTTGAAAATGTGGTTAATGCCCGCAACCGCGCGATGAGCGTGACTGATGGCGCCTCGGCCGCCAAAGGCGAAGCGGAAAATATGCTCACCGGCGCCTTAAAATCAATTTTTGCCTTATCGGAAGCTTATCCGGACTTGAAAGCCAACCAAAACTTTTTAGAACTGCAAAGAGAATTGACCGACACCGAAGACAAAGTTCAGGCTTCCCGCCGCTTTTACAACGGCAATGTCCGCGACTTCAACACCTCGATCCAAGTTTTCCCGACCAACATCATCAACGGCATGCTGAACTTCAAGGCCTATGAATTCTTCCAGGCCGCCGAAGACGAAAAAGCCCCGGTGCAAGTTAAGTTTTAA
- a CDS encoding class I tRNA ligase family protein — translation MEKINQSAFAKASADEGKKNIFVGMEEEVLAFWEKNKIFEKSVQKDAPRGEYVFYDGPPFATGTPHYGHLVASLMKDVVPRFWTMNGYHIPRRWGWDCHGLPIENIVEKELGTKSKKEIMETIGVEKFNALCRSKVLSYADEWEKIVKRLGRWVDMDRPYRTMDLSYMESIWWAFKQLWDNDLVYKDYRSMYICPRCETTLSQSEVAEGYKDVKDLSVTAKFELVDEAASTDASASQAQTFVLAWTTTPWTLPGNVALAVGKEIDYIELQITNDKLQIEKYILAKERAIKIFEGKEYKIIKEFKGEKLIGKKYKPLFDYYAKDEKLVNRDNGWKIYHGDFVTTEDGTGVVHIAPAFGEDDMILGREYNLPFIQHVAMDGTFKPEMGEFAGLHVKPKDDVQATDVAIIKYLAAKNLLFSKEKFEHSYPHCWRCETPLINYATSSWFVKITQMKPRMLELAEAINWSPEHIKKGRFGNWLEGARDWSISRQRFWASVLPIWECQCGAKKVLGSLEELYQAADGQLTKLILIRHGEAESNAAGVITALKEDNHLTEKGKTQVASTIEKLTKEIAGQEKKIVAYASPVTRTRETAELICQSLGIDFEIVDSLREINLGAWENKDRKELAAHDKIRQKYLAATPEEVMDIRCGGTGETQTEVGERMYQWLLPVLEKNKGKTILIISHSDPIDDLISILRGRSKHESGLSLYGPDHTRKSEFKIVYVNNAAKKEIDLHKDSVDKIILKCDICGEKMKRVPDVLDTWFDSGSMPYAQMHYPFENKERFEQNFPAEFIAEGVDQTRAWFYYLHVMATGIKNNFAYKNVIVNGIVLAEDGKKMSKRLQNYPDPTELFAKYGADALRYYLLTSPVMTAENLNFSEKGVSDCLRKVNMILWNVYKFYEMYAGAPLLSKEGSGGGSDFEPKNVLDKWIIARLNQLVAEVSEGMKKYDLPSATRPIALFIDDFSTWYLRRSRDRFKNNESPLERGGASDSERRGVLSDGDSALATTRLVLTDLAKVMAPFTPFIAEELWQKVTGNNFADPEMSVHLEEWPSAPLLSKEGMGVVADMALARKVVELGLAKRDEAGIKVRQPLTELRIKNYELRNEYVELIKDELNVKKVTSTVGEGDLSVELDTAMTPELIAEGLKRELVRFINAERKNTKLTINDRIALTIATESEAVKNALKMFAKDLKKDVLAEKIIIGAAEGGKEVEANGEKLIIKIKKI, via the coding sequence ATGGAAAAAATTAATCAATCAGCCTTCGCCAAGGCTTCGGCGGACGAGGGAAAAAAGAATATTTTTGTCGGGATGGAAGAGGAGGTTTTGGCGTTCTGGGAAAAGAATAAAATTTTTGAAAAGTCCGTTCAGAAAGATGCGCCTCGCGGCGAATATGTTTTTTATGACGGTCCGCCGTTCGCCACCGGTACGCCGCATTACGGCCATCTGGTCGCCTCGCTTATGAAAGATGTGGTGCCGCGTTTTTGGACGATGAACGGGTATCATATTCCGCGCCGCTGGGGCTGGGATTGTCATGGCTTGCCGATCGAGAATATCGTCGAGAAAGAATTGGGCACTAAGAGCAAAAAGGAGATTATGGAGACGATCGGCGTGGAAAAATTCAACGCGCTTTGCCGCTCGAAAGTTTTGTCTTATGCCGATGAATGGGAAAAGATCGTTAAGCGTTTGGGCCGCTGGGTGGATATGGATCGCCCCTATCGCACGATGGATTTGAGTTACATGGAATCGATCTGGTGGGCATTCAAACAGCTTTGGGATAATGATCTGGTTTATAAAGATTATCGCTCGATGTATATTTGTCCGCGCTGCGAAACGACTTTGTCGCAATCGGAAGTGGCGGAAGGCTATAAGGACGTCAAAGATCTTTCCGTGACGGCGAAATTCGAATTAGTCGATGAAGCCGCCTCCACTGATGCTTCGGCGAGCCAGGCCCAGACTTTTGTTTTAGCTTGGACGACTACGCCGTGGACGCTGCCGGGAAATGTTGCGCTCGCAGTCGGGAAGGAAATTGACTATATTGAATTACAAATTACAAATGACAAATTACAAATTGAAAAATATATTTTGGCGAAAGAGCGGGCAATAAAGATTTTTGAGGGCAAAGAATATAAAATAATTAAAGAATTTAAAGGCGAGAAATTAATCGGCAAAAAATATAAGCCGTTGTTTGATTATTATGCCAAAGATGAAAAATTGGTGAATCGCGATAATGGCTGGAAGATTTATCACGGCGATTTTGTCACGACCGAAGACGGCACCGGCGTAGTGCATATCGCACCGGCTTTTGGCGAGGACGATATGATCTTGGGCCGCGAATATAATCTGCCGTTCATCCAGCATGTCGCGATGGATGGAACTTTCAAACCGGAAATGGGCGAGTTTGCCGGTCTGCATGTGAAACCGAAAGACGATGTGCAAGCGACTGATGTGGCGATAATTAAATATTTGGCCGCGAAGAATTTATTGTTCTCCAAAGAAAAATTCGAGCATAGTTATCCGCATTGCTGGCGCTGTGAAACGCCGCTGATCAATTACGCGACTTCGTCCTGGTTCGTAAAGATAACCCAGATGAAACCGCGGATGCTGGAATTGGCCGAAGCGATCAACTGGTCGCCGGAGCATATTAAAAAGGGCCGATTCGGCAATTGGCTCGAGGGCGCGCGCGATTGGTCGATTTCCCGCCAGCGTTTTTGGGCTTCGGTTCTCCCGATTTGGGAATGCCAATGTGGCGCCAAAAAAGTTTTAGGTTCGCTGGAAGAATTATATCAGGCCGCCGACGGCCAGTTGACCAAATTGATTTTAATCCGTCATGGCGAGGCCGAGAGCAATGCCGCCGGCGTTATTACTGCGCTTAAAGAAGATAATCATTTGACAGAAAAAGGAAAGACACAGGTAGCGTCAACGATAGAAAAATTAACCAAAGAAATAGCCGGACAGGAAAAAAAGATTGTTGCTTATGCTTCTCCCGTGACCCGCACCAGGGAAACTGCCGAGCTAATCTGTCAAAGCCTGGGGATTGATTTTGAGATAGTTGATTCCCTGCGAGAAATAAATTTGGGCGCTTGGGAAAATAAGGATCGCAAAGAATTGGCCGCTCATGACAAAATCCGCCAAAAATATCTGGCTGCAACGCCTGAAGAAGTAATGGATATTCGTTGCGGCGGTACGGGCGAAACGCAAACCGAAGTCGGCGAGCGGATGTATCAATGGCTCTTGCCGGTTTTGGAAAAAAATAAAGGCAAAACGATCTTAATTATTTCGCATTCTGATCCGATCGACGATTTGATCAGCATTTTAAGAGGCCGGAGCAAGCACGAATCCGGTTTGTCGCTGTACGGCCCGGACCACACCAGAAAAAGCGAATTTAAAATCGTTTATGTCAATAATGCCGCCAAAAAAGAAATTGATCTGCATAAAGATTCGGTCGATAAAATTATTTTAAAATGCGATATCTGCGGAGAGAAGATGAAGCGCGTGCCTGATGTTTTGGATACCTGGTTCGATTCCGGTTCGATGCCTTATGCGCAAATGCATTATCCTTTTGAGAACAAAGAAAGATTTGAGCAGAATTTTCCGGCTGAGTTTATCGCTGAAGGCGTAGACCAGACCCGAGCTTGGTTTTATTATCTGCACGTGATGGCCACCGGTATCAAGAATAACTTTGCTTATAAAAATGTCATCGTCAATGGAATTGTTTTGGCCGAGGACGGCAAGAAAATGTCCAAGCGCTTGCAAAATTATCCCGATCCAACCGAATTATTCGCGAAATACGGCGCCGACGCTTTGCGCTATTATCTTTTGACTTCGCCGGTGATGACTGCCGAGAATCTGAATTTTTCCGAAAAAGGCGTATCCGATTGTTTGCGCAAAGTAAATATGATCCTCTGGAATGTTTATAAATTCTATGAAATGTATGCTGGCGCCCCCCTCCTTTCCAAGGAGGGGTCTGGGGGTGGTTCTGACTTTGAACCAAAAAATGTTTTGGATAAGTGGATTATTGCCAGATTAAATCAGCTAGTCGCCGAAGTGAGCGAGGGGATGAAAAAATATGATTTGCCGAGCGCAACGCGCCCGATCGCTTTATTCATCGATGATTTTTCCACCTGGTATTTGCGCCGCAGCCGCGATCGTTTCAAAAATAATGAGTCCCCTCTAGAGAGGGGTGGCGCGAGCGACAGCGAGCGACGGGGTGTGTTATCCGATGGAGATTCAGCACTAGCAACGACTAGATTAGTATTGACTGACTTGGCTAAAGTGATGGCGCCGTTCACGCCGTTCATCGCTGAAGAATTGTGGCAGAAAGTCACGGGCAATAATTTTGCCGATCCGGAAATGTCCGTGCATCTTGAAGAGTGGCCTAGCGCACCCCTCCTTTCCAAGGAGGGGATGGGGGTGGTTGCCGATATGGCTTTGGCGCGCAAAGTCGTTGAACTTGGTTTGGCCAAGCGCGATGAGGCCGGCATTAAGGTGCGTCAACCCTTGACTGAATTAAGAATTAAGAATTATGAATTAAGAAATGAATACGTTGAATTGATCAAAGATGAATTGAATGTAAAAAAAGTGACGAGTACGGTTGGCGAAGGTGATTTGTCGGTCGAGTTAGATACGGCGATGACGCCGGAGTTAATCGCCGAGGGCTTGAAGCGCGAACTAGTTCGCTTTATAAACGCCGAGCGCAAGAACACCAAACTGACGATCAATGATCGGATTGCCTTGACCATCGCGACTGAAAGCGAGGCGGTAAAAAATGCCCTGAAAATGTTTGCCAAAGATTTGAAAAAAGATGTTTTGGCGGAAAAGATAATCATCGGCGCGGCCGAAGGCGGAAAAGAGGTCGAAGCCAACGGCGAGAAATTGATTATAAAAATTAAAAAAATATGA
- the mrdA gene encoding penicillin-binding protein 2 has protein sequence MFNSTKKYDLKTDDPFVLKHGGFKNGKLEKYSHFREWIESSFIPSGKIGEVVGRTFEFSRLNFFIIFIIVFSGLLLARVAWLQVIKGDYYSSMAEGNSVRTARIEAKRGIIYDRTGRPLVRNAANFILYLIPSEMPFDPEKRNEILAKAGAMIFPDDAAKKEALLNSLRGELVKIVPGSADYSRPIFIIDKLDYDKAMLVYLSADDMPGIVLSTKDLRQYLTGGVLSLSHILGYTGKVSDTDLERYGKDYSPIDYIGKAGVENSWESTLKGKSGFSKIEVDALGSAKKVLSEQPAVNGSDLQLSIDYDLQKKAEEILNARLKAAKIENKAAVVIMDPNNGEILTLISLPSYDNTLFARGITADEYGALVNAPDNPLFDRSISGEYPSGSTVKMVIAAAALQEKVISEHTTVNSTGGIHVNQWFFPDWLSGGHGITDVRRALAWSINTFFYYIGGGYENFVGLGVDRIAKYLLLFGLGMETGIDLPNESPGFVPSKAWKEQVRGESWYIGDTYHLAIGQGDLLVTPLQNANWTAVFANHGTLYQPHVVKAVLTNNDQTITPVAPKIIRQNMVDPYNIEVVRQGMRQVVTSGSAQKLQSLPVEAAAKTGTAQWGTDKVPHAWFTAFAPYKNPEIVVTVLVEEGIEGSQIALNVAQDIMQYYFTRGKNPNATSTAFNLAK, from the coding sequence ATGTTCAATTCGACTAAAAAATATGATTTAAAAACAGACGACCCGTTCGTGCTGAAGCATGGCGGTTTTAAGAATGGCAAATTGGAAAAATATTCTCATTTCCGGGAGTGGATCGAAAGTTCGTTTATTCCGAGCGGAAAGATCGGCGAAGTGGTAGGTCGGACTTTTGAATTTTCCCGGCTGAATTTTTTTATAATTTTTATCATTGTTTTCAGCGGTTTGCTGCTCGCGCGAGTGGCCTGGCTGCAGGTGATCAAGGGCGATTATTATTCATCGATGGCGGAAGGCAATAGCGTCAGAACGGCGCGCATCGAAGCCAAACGCGGAATAATTTACGATCGAACCGGACGGCCGCTGGTCCGCAATGCCGCCAACTTCATTCTGTATCTCATCCCGTCCGAAATGCCTTTTGATCCGGAAAAAAGAAATGAAATCTTGGCCAAGGCCGGTGCGATGATTTTTCCCGACGACGCGGCGAAAAAGGAAGCCTTGCTCAATAGTCTGCGCGGCGAGCTCGTTAAGATCGTACCCGGGTCGGCGGATTATTCGCGGCCGATTTTTATCATTGATAAGCTCGATTATGACAAAGCCATGCTGGTTTATTTGTCGGCTGATGATATGCCCGGCATTGTTTTGTCGACCAAAGATCTGCGGCAATATCTTACCGGCGGAGTTTTATCGCTTTCACATATTTTAGGCTACACCGGCAAGGTTAGCGACACCGATCTTGAGCGATACGGCAAAGATTATTCGCCCATCGACTATATCGGCAAGGCCGGGGTGGAAAATTCCTGGGAAAGCACGTTGAAAGGCAAGAGCGGTTTTTCCAAGATTGAAGTTGACGCGCTGGGCTCGGCTAAAAAAGTATTAAGCGAACAGCCGGCGGTTAACGGCAGCGATCTCCAGTTAAGCATTGATTATGATCTGCAAAAAAAAGCGGAAGAGATTTTGAACGCGCGCTTGAAAGCGGCCAAGATCGAAAATAAAGCGGCGGTGGTGATCATGGATCCGAACAACGGGGAAATTTTGACTTTGATCAGTTTGCCTTCTTATGACAATACGCTTTTTGCCCGCGGCATTACTGCCGACGAATACGGAGCGCTGGTCAATGCTCCGGATAATCCGCTGTTTGATCGTTCGATCTCCGGGGAATATCCGTCCGGTTCGACGGTTAAAATGGTGATCGCGGCGGCGGCGCTGCAGGAAAAAGTGATTTCCGAACACACCACGGTGAATTCCACCGGTGGCATCCATGTTAATCAATGGTTCTTTCCCGATTGGCTTTCCGGCGGACACGGGATCACTGACGTGCGCCGGGCTTTGGCTTGGTCGATCAATACTTTTTTTTATTATATTGGCGGCGGTTATGAAAATTTTGTCGGTTTGGGCGTGGATCGGATCGCCAAATACCTGCTGCTTTTCGGCTTGGGGATGGAAACCGGGATCGATCTGCCCAATGAATCGCCCGGCTTCGTGCCGAGCAAAGCCTGGAAAGAACAGGTCAGGGGCGAAAGCTGGTATATCGGCGATACTTATCATCTGGCTATCGGCCAGGGCGATCTTTTGGTGACGCCATTGCAAAATGCCAATTGGACGGCGGTCTTCGCCAATCATGGCACGCTTTACCAGCCGCATGTGGTCAAGGCCGTTTTGACCAATAATGATCAAACCATCACTCCGGTAGCGCCAAAAATTATCCGGCAGAATATGGTCGATCCTTATAATATTGAAGTGGTCAGGCAGGGAATGCGGCAAGTGGTTACATCAGGCAGCGCTCAAAAATTGCAAAGTTTGCCCGTGGAAGCGGCGGCTAAGACCGGCACGGCCCAATGGGGGACGGATAAAGTTCCCCACGCTTGGTTCACGGCTTTCGCGCCTTATAAAAATCCGGAGATCGTGGTAACGGTTTTAGTTGAGGAGGGTATCGAGGGCAGTCAGATCGCTTTGAACGTGGCGCAAGATATCATGCAATATTATTTCACCCGCGGAAAAAATCCCAATGCCACCAGCACTGCGTTCAATTTGGCGAAATAA
- the mreC gene encoding rod shape-determining protein MreC: protein MKKFNLKLIVLFLATVGLLIFLHFVGWLAPVERVFFLVFNPVASRLQFWSNEINKKYSNSVRQENLAVQVEDLEKKVERLTVENASLKNLQDENSVLRQHLKFLDSGQQKKYVLANVISREILNGPEESLGDLVIDKGRDDGIVAGLAALDETGAVVGKVTATEEKISRVTLITNSGCKMAATLQNVNRTIGVTGGNLGLTINMDYIPQVESVSVGDLVVTSGLESNIPRGLLIGQAAKVDRGSNDIWQSVNIQPAANLDNLTIVSIIIP, encoded by the coding sequence ATGAAAAAATTTAATCTCAAATTAATAGTTTTGTTCCTGGCAACCGTGGGGTTGCTTATTTTTTTGCATTTCGTCGGTTGGTTGGCGCCGGTGGAGAGAGTTTTTTTCTTGGTGTTTAATCCGGTGGCATCCCGTTTGCAGTTTTGGTCAAACGAGATTAATAAGAAATATTCCAATAGCGTCCGGCAGGAAAATTTGGCCGTGCAAGTTGAGGATTTGGAAAAAAAAGTCGAACGACTGACCGTGGAAAACGCTTCTTTAAAAAACTTACAGGATGAGAATTCCGTCTTGCGCCAGCATTTGAAATTTTTGGACTCGGGGCAGCAAAAAAAATATGTTTTAGCCAATGTTATTTCGCGGGAGATTTTAAACGGTCCGGAAGAAAGTTTGGGCGATCTGGTAATCGATAAGGGCCGTGACGACGGGATCGTGGCTGGATTGGCGGCGCTGGACGAGACTGGCGCCGTAGTCGGAAAAGTTACGGCGACCGAAGAAAAAATTTCTCGCGTCACTCTGATCACCAATTCGGGCTGCAAAATGGCGGCCACGCTGCAGAATGTCAACCGGACGATCGGCGTAACCGGCGGCAATCTCGGCTTGACCATCAATATGGATTATATTCCGCAAGTGGAAAGTGTCAGCGTCGGCGATCTGGTCGTGACCAGCGGATTGGAGTCGAATATTCCCCGCGGCTTATTGATCGGCCAAGCGGCCAAAGTGGACCGCGGCAGCAACGATATTTGGCAAAGCGTCAATATCCAGCCGGCGGCGAACCTCGACAATTTAACCATCGTTTCAATAATTATCCCGTAA
- a CDS encoding rod shape-determining protein translates to MFNKLLGKFSKDLAIDLGTKNTLVYTTDKGIVINEPSVVAVNVRTDEILAVGEEARKMVGKTPSHIKAIKPMNEGVISDFEVTEKMLKYFVDKVHSESFTLIPRPRMIVGIPIDITEVEKKAVEDAAKSSGAREVFLIEEAMAAAIGARLPVTEAVANMVVDIGGGTSEIAVISLGGVVTYKSLNVAGNSFDSDIIDYIREEFNILIGEQVAESVKIKIGSAIQLKEDMEMEVRGRDLINGLPRAVMVDDAQIREAIAKSINKIIENIKLTLEITPPELVADIYENGIFLSGGGALLRGLDKQIAAATKIPVRISDDPLTCVVRGMGILLSDNELLKKVLAPGSEEL, encoded by the coding sequence ATGTTCAATAAGCTATTAGGAAAGTTTAGCAAGGATTTGGCCATTGATCTGGGTACTAAGAATACTCTGGTTTACACGACTGACAAGGGGATTGTGATCAATGAGCCGTCAGTCGTCGCCGTCAATGTGCGGACAGACGAAATTTTAGCCGTGGGCGAAGAAGCCCGGAAAATGGTGGGCAAAACTCCGTCGCATATCAAGGCGATCAAACCGATGAACGAGGGCGTGATCTCGGATTTTGAAGTGACGGAAAAAATGCTGAAATATTTTGTCGATAAAGTCCATAGTGAAAGTTTTACGCTCATTCCGCGGCCGCGGATGATCGTCGGCATCCCGATCGATATCACTGAAGTGGAAAAAAAGGCGGTCGAAGACGCGGCCAAATCTTCCGGCGCCCGCGAAGTATTTTTGATCGAAGAGGCGATGGCGGCGGCGATCGGCGCGCGCTTGCCGGTAACCGAAGCGGTGGCGAATATGGTGGTGGATATCGGCGGCGGCACTTCGGAGATTGCTGTAATTTCCTTGGGCGGCGTAGTTACTTATAAGTCTTTGAATGTGGCGGGGAATAGTTTCGATAGCGATATCATCGATTATATCCGCGAGGAATTCAATATTTTGATCGGCGAACAGGTGGCGGAAAGCGTGAAGATCAAGATCGGTTCGGCCATTCAGCTAAAAGAAGACATGGAAATGGAGGTCCGCGGCCGCGATCTGATCAATGGCTTGCCCCGAGCCGTGATGGTCGATGACGCGCAAATTCGGGAAGCAATCGCCAAATCGATCAATAAGATCATTGAAAATATCAAACTTACTTTGGAAATAACGCCGCCGGAATTGGTGGCTGATATTTACGAAAATGGCATTTTTCTTTCCGGAGGCGGAGCTCTGTTGCGCGGTTTGGATAAGCAGATCGCCGCCGCGACCAAGATTCCAGTGCGTATTTCCGACGATCCTTTAACCTGCGTGGTTCGCGGCATGGGCATTCTATTATCAGACAACGAGTTATTAAAGAAGGTGCTGGCTCCGGGAAGCGAAGAACTTTAA